A portion of the Enterobacter sp. SA187 genome contains these proteins:
- a CDS encoding GntR family transcriptional regulator: MLDLVKAQRMSLTMQVEVSLKSALIVGALKPGARLITKEIADQLGTSITPVREALLRLVSAGALHATPAQAFLVPEVRRERYLEINAIRKKVEGMAVEVACANLDADKMKKLQQLAASYQEALASGNIEQTLQANRTFRFCLYDYAEMPTLTAIIEQLWVRLGPCFNYLYPSSESLMRSHGAYDELLSSLEKGQCAESKQAIIDAIEVGETILLRQYDNDMH; this comes from the coding sequence ATGCTTGATCTGGTCAAAGCGCAACGCATGAGCCTTACTATGCAGGTGGAAGTAAGCCTGAAAAGCGCACTTATTGTTGGCGCATTAAAGCCTGGCGCGCGGCTCATCACTAAAGAAATTGCCGATCAACTGGGTACCAGTATTACGCCGGTGAGAGAGGCGCTTTTACGGCTGGTTTCCGCAGGCGCGCTGCATGCCACCCCCGCACAGGCGTTTCTGGTGCCGGAAGTGCGTCGGGAAAGGTATCTGGAAATCAATGCGATACGCAAAAAAGTCGAGGGTATGGCGGTGGAAGTGGCCTGCGCTAATCTCGATGCCGATAAAATGAAAAAGCTGCAACAGCTGGCGGCAAGTTATCAGGAAGCGCTGGCCAGCGGCAATATTGAACAGACCTTACAGGCCAACCGTACGTTCCGTTTTTGTCTTTATGATTATGCGGAAATGCCCACGCTGACAGCCATCATTGAGCAACTCTGGGTGCGCCTCGGCCCATGCTTTAATTATCTCTATCCTTCGTCCGAAAGTTTAATGCGCAGTCACGGCGCTTACGATGAATTATTATCCTCGCTGGAAAAAGGTCAGTGCGCGGAAAGTAAACAGGCAATAATAGATGCTATCGAGGTGGGTGAAACAATTCTGCTTCGTCAGTATGACAACGATATGCACTAA
- a CDS encoding ABC transporter substrate-binding protein gives MNTGKTLLALALSTLLPASAALAASNDTLIYCSEASPESFNPQIASSGPTFVASSQVLYNRLVNFDPKNNTPVPSLATEWKISPDGKTYTFTLRQGVKFNSNKYFKPTRDFNADDVIFSVLRQKNADHPYHNVSQGNYEYFNDVGLDKLIKDVKKLDDYHVQFVLNEPNAAFLADWGMDFASILSSEYADAMLKKGTPEYVDTWPIGTGPYALQQYKVDSLIRYVANPNYWDGEVPTKHLIFSITPNVQTRLAKLQTNECQIIPAPAPVQFDEIKKNKDLTLHSVDALNVGYLAFNTEKKPFDNVLVRQALNYATDKKAIVDAVFLGSGTVAKSPLPPNMLGFNKDLKDYQYDPEKAKALLKQAGVAEGTEVTLWSMPVQRPYNPNSKRIAEMIQSDWAKVGVKAKIVSYEWGEYLSGMRKGEHDSALFGWMSDNGDPDNFADVLLGCNSIKTGSNAARWCDKGYNDLVEKAKLTSVPEERARLYEQAQEVFYQQAPWIALANGKTFYATRSNVSGYSVSLMGSDFSKAKVN, from the coding sequence ATGAATACAGGGAAAACGCTGCTCGCGCTGGCGCTGAGCACACTCTTACCGGCAAGCGCCGCGCTGGCGGCATCTAACGACACGCTGATTTACTGTTCTGAAGCATCTCCGGAATCTTTTAACCCGCAGATCGCCAGCTCCGGCCCGACCTTCGTGGCCAGCTCACAGGTGCTGTATAACCGGCTGGTGAATTTCGACCCCAAAAATAATACCCCGGTGCCGTCGCTGGCGACGGAGTGGAAAATTTCCCCGGACGGCAAAACCTATACTTTTACGCTGCGTCAGGGCGTGAAATTTAACAGCAATAAATATTTCAAACCAACGCGGGATTTTAATGCCGACGATGTCATTTTCTCGGTACTGCGCCAGAAAAATGCCGACCATCCGTATCACAATGTTTCCCAGGGCAATTACGAATATTTTAACGATGTCGGTCTGGATAAGCTGATCAAAGACGTGAAAAAGCTGGATGATTATCACGTTCAGTTTGTTCTCAACGAACCGAACGCCGCGTTCCTGGCTGACTGGGGCATGGATTTCGCTTCCATTCTGTCCAGCGAATACGCCGATGCGATGCTGAAAAAGGGCACGCCGGAATATGTCGATACCTGGCCCATCGGTACCGGCCCTTATGCGCTGCAACAATATAAAGTGGATTCATTGATCCGTTACGTCGCCAACCCGAATTACTGGGACGGTGAAGTGCCGACCAAACACCTTATCTTCTCCATCACGCCGAACGTGCAGACCCGTCTGGCGAAACTGCAAACCAATGAGTGCCAGATCATTCCGGCGCCTGCTCCGGTGCAGTTTGACGAGATCAAAAAGAATAAGGATTTAACGCTGCATTCCGTCGATGCGCTGAACGTCGGTTATCTGGCGTTTAACACGGAGAAAAAACCCTTCGATAACGTGCTGGTGCGTCAGGCGCTGAACTACGCCACCGATAAAAAAGCCATTGTGGACGCGGTGTTCCTCGGCTCCGGCACGGTGGCGAAATCGCCGCTGCCGCCAAATATGCTCGGCTTTAATAAAGATCTGAAGGATTACCAGTACGATCCGGAAAAAGCCAAAGCGCTGCTGAAACAGGCAGGGGTGGCAGAGGGTACAGAAGTGACGCTGTGGTCAATGCCGGTACAACGTCCTTATAACCCGAACTCCAAACGCATCGCTGAGATGATCCAGAGCGACTGGGCAAAAGTGGGCGTGAAGGCAAAAATCGTCTCTTATGAGTGGGGCGAATATCTCTCCGGCATGCGTAAAGGCGAGCACGACAGCGCGCTCTTTGGCTGGATGTCTGACAACGGCGATCCGGATAACTTTGCCGATGTGCTGCTCGGCTGCAACAGCATCAAAACCGGCTCTAACGCCGCCCGCTGGTGCGATAAAGGCTATAACGATCTGGTTGAAAAAGCGAAGCTGACCAGCGTGCCGGAAGAACGCGCGCGTCTGTACGAACAGGCGCAGGAGGTGTTCTATCAGCAGGCGCCGTGGATCGCGCTGGCGAACGGCAAAACCTTTTATGCCACGCGCAGCAACGTCAGCGGTTATAGTGTCAGTCTGATGGGCAGTGATTTTTCCAAAGCCAAAGTTAACTAG
- a CDS encoding helix-turn-helix domain-containing protein: MNTITDNINQRISVRIRLEREARGWSLSDLANRAGVSRAMIHKIEKGESSPTATLLARLSGAFGISMSTLIARAEMQEGKLLRFADQPLWRDPQTHYLRRHVSPRTDLPLDLVQVELPPGSDIPMPASSYALARQLIWLQEGELTFVEGDTRHQMHAGDCLELGPPNDCRFINDSAEICRYLVVRLNHSGS; this comes from the coding sequence ATGAATACTATTACAGACAACATAAATCAACGGATCAGTGTGCGAATTCGTCTTGAGCGCGAAGCCAGAGGCTGGTCGTTAAGCGATCTGGCGAACCGGGCCGGGGTGTCGCGGGCGATGATCCACAAGATTGAAAAGGGCGAGAGCAGCCCCACCGCCACGCTGCTGGCGCGGCTGTCGGGCGCTTTCGGCATCAGCATGTCGACGCTCATCGCCCGTGCGGAAATGCAGGAGGGCAAACTGCTGCGTTTTGCCGATCAACCGCTGTGGCGCGATCCGCAAACCCATTACCTGCGCCGCCATGTTTCGCCACGTACCGATCTGCCCCTTGATCTGGTGCAGGTGGAGCTGCCGCCGGGCAGCGACATTCCCATGCCCGCGTCGTCCTATGCGCTGGCGCGTCAGCTGATCTGGTTGCAAGAGGGCGAGCTGACGTTTGTCGAAGGGGATACCCGCCATCAGATGCACGCCGGTGACTGTCTGGAGCTCGGCCCGCCCAATGACTGCCGATTTATCAACGATTCCGCAGAGATCTGCCGCTATCTGGTGGTGCGCTTAAACCATTCTGGCTCGTAA
- a CDS encoding NADP-dependent oxidoreductase, giving the protein MSQNSQRNRRWVLASRPKGAPVKENFRLEEDDIATPGEGQVLLRTLYLSLDPYMRGRMSDAPSYTPPVQIDEVMCGGTVSQVVKSFSPDFAEGDLVLGYSGWQEFEISDGSGLVKLQETEHPSWALGVLGMPGFTAYMGLLDIGQPKSGETLVVAAATGPVGATVGQIGKLKGCRVVGVAGGEEKCRYAVEKLGFDACIDHRADDFAEQLKKACSEGIDIYYENVGGKVFDAVLPLLNSAARVPVCGLVSGYNATDLPDGPDRLSLLMGTILKKRLRVQGFIINQDYGHRLDEFRNEMIPWVKEGKIQYREHITDGLENTPDAFIGLLEGKNFGKLVIKVAERS; this is encoded by the coding sequence ATGAGTCAAAATTCACAACGTAATCGTCGCTGGGTACTGGCATCCCGTCCGAAAGGCGCACCGGTAAAAGAAAACTTCCGCCTGGAAGAAGATGACATCGCCACGCCGGGGGAAGGCCAGGTGCTGCTGCGCACGCTCTACCTGTCGCTCGATCCCTATATGCGTGGCCGTATGAGCGATGCGCCGTCCTACACGCCGCCAGTACAGATTGATGAGGTGATGTGCGGCGGTACCGTAAGCCAGGTGGTGAAATCCTTTAGCCCTGACTTCGCCGAAGGCGATCTGGTACTGGGCTACAGCGGCTGGCAGGAGTTTGAGATTTCCGACGGCAGCGGGCTGGTGAAGCTTCAGGAAACGGAACATCCGTCCTGGGCGCTGGGTGTTCTGGGGATGCCGGGCTTTACCGCCTATATGGGCCTGCTGGATATCGGGCAGCCAAAATCCGGTGAAACCCTGGTGGTAGCCGCCGCCACCGGGCCGGTGGGCGCCACCGTCGGGCAAATTGGTAAGCTGAAAGGCTGCCGCGTGGTGGGCGTCGCTGGCGGAGAAGAAAAATGCCGCTACGCAGTGGAGAAACTGGGCTTTGATGCCTGTATCGATCACCGGGCGGACGATTTCGCCGAACAGCTGAAGAAAGCCTGTTCTGAGGGCATCGATATCTATTATGAAAACGTCGGCGGCAAAGTCTTCGACGCCGTTCTGCCACTGCTGAACAGCGCGGCGCGCGTGCCCGTATGTGGTCTGGTCAGCGGCTATAACGCCACCGACCTGCCGGACGGCCCGGACCGTCTCTCCCTGCTGATGGGCACCATCCTGAAAAAACGTCTGCGCGTGCAGGGTTTCATCATCAATCAGGATTACGGCCATCGCCTCGACGAGTTCCGCAACGAGATGATCCCCTGGGTGAAAGAGGGCAAGATCCAGTATCGCGAACACATCACCGACGGGCTGGAAAACACCCCCGATGCCTTTATCGGTCTGCTGGAAGGGAAAAACTTCGGCAAACTGGTGATTAAGGTTGCCGAACGGTCATAA
- a CDS encoding DMT family transporter, which translates to MNQSLTLAFLVAAGIGLVVQNTLMVRITQSSSTILIAMLLNSLVGIVLFVSILLIKNGFAGFSELAATVRWWTIIPGLLGSFFVFASISGYQYVGAATTIAVLVASQLIGGLVMDVLKSQGIPLRALIGPVCGAVLLVVGAWLVARRQF; encoded by the coding sequence ATGAATCAGTCGCTGACGCTGGCGTTTCTGGTGGCGGCGGGCATTGGTCTGGTGGTGCAGAACACGCTGATGGTGCGCATTACCCAGAGTTCCTCAACCATTCTGATCGCCATGCTGCTGAATTCGCTGGTGGGCATTGTGCTGTTTGTCAGCATTCTGCTGATTAAAAATGGCTTCGCGGGATTCAGTGAACTGGCGGCGACGGTGCGCTGGTGGACGATTATTCCCGGCCTGCTGGGATCCTTTTTCGTTTTTGCCAGTATCAGCGGTTATCAGTATGTCGGGGCAGCCACGACTATTGCCGTGCTGGTCGCCAGTCAGTTGATTGGCGGGCTGGTGATGGACGTGCTGAAAAGTCAGGGGATCCCGCTGCGGGCGCTGATTGGCCCGGTCTGCGGCGCGGTGTTGCTGGTAGTCGGCGCCTGGCTCGTGGCCAGACGCCAGTTTTAG
- a CDS encoding SrfA family protein: MAKTLLRSGDLDDFQAVGGGGQAVFDSALQIREALRLRKQQAMVDCLAIPQVNDDGDRVDWYSPIDGRAISWKAADEDARFRALRYLESTLDSAAALSRKSLQSNKTAQQLFGSLLEKALQFPGVNHVFLVDGKPVITFWGFVNLNESARDDVLACLREQALPEPVISLVEPPEPEEEPAPVVNFSQADEPLIAPPPVVKTEEVAEAVYEKPQPAASVTPAPAPEPAAAPVAKKRSPALWLLPVAALVAVAVAAPMLLKQQVTPETPLASAAAPVTPPVPVTPAPQLTASLPLHQADVVAVKTTVVEEKKTAPAVIAAIPKDVMVMDAIQVKTGNTRFLNGNWRVTPEIKDHATGKAPTLRYQIQNNKGTARLVQAGNITCRADLFSGLHQTGELMIKSRSNARCSDGSRYPMPEITCTAGSNDIAQCTARYDGNTVVPVTFRKTGA, translated from the coding sequence GTGGCAAAAACTCTCTTGCGCAGCGGCGATCTGGATGATTTTCAGGCAGTTGGCGGCGGCGGTCAGGCCGTATTTGATTCGGCACTGCAAATTCGTGAAGCATTACGTCTGCGTAAACAGCAGGCGATGGTAGATTGTCTGGCAATCCCGCAGGTTAACGATGATGGCGATCGCGTTGACTGGTATTCGCCGATTGACGGACGCGCCATCTCGTGGAAAGCCGCTGATGAGGACGCGCGTTTTCGCGCTCTGCGCTATCTGGAAAGCACCCTCGACAGCGCCGCCGCGCTGAGCCGCAAAAGCCTGCAATCAAATAAAACCGCGCAACAGCTGTTTGGCTCGCTGTTGGAAAAAGCCTTGCAGTTTCCCGGCGTTAACCACGTTTTCCTGGTGGATGGCAAACCGGTTATCACCTTCTGGGGCTTTGTTAATCTGAACGAAAGCGCCCGTGACGACGTGCTGGCCTGTCTGCGCGAGCAGGCGCTGCCGGAACCGGTAATTTCGCTGGTTGAGCCACCCGAGCCGGAAGAAGAGCCCGCGCCGGTGGTTAATTTCAGCCAGGCGGACGAACCGCTGATCGCTCCGCCGCCCGTGGTGAAAACCGAAGAGGTTGCTGAAGCCGTTTATGAAAAACCCCAGCCTGCGGCCTCCGTTACCCCAGCGCCTGCGCCGGAACCGGCTGCCGCGCCTGTGGCTAAAAAACGTTCCCCTGCGCTGTGGCTGCTGCCCGTCGCGGCGCTGGTCGCCGTTGCCGTCGCCGCGCCCATGCTGCTGAAACAACAGGTTACCCCTGAAACGCCGCTGGCCAGCGCCGCCGCGCCCGTTACCCCGCCCGTGCCGGTGACGCCTGCGCCACAGCTCACCGCTTCCCTGCCGCTGCATCAGGCGGATGTCGTCGCCGTGAAAACCACGGTTGTCGAAGAGAAGAAAACCGCCCCGGCGGTGATCGCCGCCATCCCGAAAGACGTGATGGTGATGGATGCCATTCAGGTGAAAACCGGTAATACCCGCTTCCTGAATGGTAACTGGCGCGTAACGCCAGAGATCAAAGATCACGCCACCGGCAAAGCGCCGACCCTGCGCTACCAGATCCAGAACAACAAAGGCACGGCCCGTCTGGTCCAGGCTGGCAATATCACCTGCCGCGCCGATCTGTTCTCTGGTCTGCATCAGACCGGCGAACTGATGATCAAAAGCCGCAGCAATGCGCGTTGCAGCGATGGCTCCCGCTACCCGATGCCGGAAATCACCTGCACCGCGGGCAGCAATGATATTGCGCAATGTACCGCACGCTATGACGGCAACACCGTTGTGCCGGTAACCTTCAGAAAAACAGGTGCCTGA
- a CDS encoding GNAT family N-acetyltransferase, with product MNIRYAHKDDCAAIAEIFNHAVLHTAAIWNDATVDVDNRIAWFEARSLAGYPVLVSEENGTVTGYASFGDWRAFDGFRHTVEHSVYVHPAHQGKGIGQALMIRLIEEAKRIGKHVMVAGIESQNHASIHLHEKLGFTITAQMPQVGTKFGRWLDLTFMQLQLDNRSEPDALP from the coding sequence ATGAATATTCGTTACGCGCACAAAGACGACTGCGCGGCCATTGCTGAAATTTTTAACCATGCGGTACTGCACACCGCTGCCATCTGGAACGACGCCACGGTGGATGTGGATAACCGCATCGCCTGGTTTGAAGCGCGCTCGCTGGCGGGGTATCCGGTGCTGGTGAGTGAAGAAAACGGCACAGTCACCGGCTACGCCTCCTTCGGCGACTGGCGCGCCTTCGACGGCTTTCGCCATACGGTCGAGCATTCGGTCTATGTGCACCCGGCGCACCAGGGCAAAGGCATCGGCCAGGCACTGATGATCCGCCTGATCGAAGAAGCGAAGCGCATCGGCAAACATGTGATGGTGGCGGGCATTGAGTCGCAAAACCACGCCTCCATTCATCTGCATGAAAAGCTCGGCTTTACCATCACCGCGCAGATGCCGCAGGTGGGCACCAAATTTGGCCGCTGGCTGGATCTGACCTTTATGCAGCTCCAGCTGGATAACCGTAGCGAACCGGACGCGCTGCCATGA
- a CDS encoding virulence factor SrfB → MLVNLCDYKQSVTLIANSGVQFLDFGLTPLVSTHNGRFVRKTANGPLLRLDYDLVNERFTLPASNGGPAEVVKPENTIGLLASLALLDGVWLPIPFLRFNPPRTFVEGPDNWARVQIRKLSEPDSNGHTHRVTVALDSQINDLSPAALAPIENDILNGTRFSLAWRDDEVADFLDQTWIDGWLREVFLQAIQDENRSERDVAQALRGFEYQAHWLNLMTLLGEQLSVPEVKIVTHTLSTPAIPVDLILDVGNTHTCGVIIEDHGDANDGLRQTAELQVRSLSEPQFLNEPLFTSRLEFSEARFGKQHFSVESGREDAFIWPSIVRVGDEARKLATGRLGTEGNSGISSPRRYLWDETPVLQDWRFSQMNSKSQREPLATAFPLMNLMNDDGQPLYTLPLDERLPVFSPQYSRSTLMTHMLCELLAQALGQINSVATRLRLGFPASPRQLRTIILTLPSAMPKQEREIFRRRMFEAIALVWKAMGWHPQDDDFASRKQQEKSVVPVPRIQMEWDEASCGQLVWLYNEAISHFAGQTETFFASLARPDRPTAPGEAPGRALRVASIDIGGGTTDMAITHYQLDDGTGSNVKITPQLLFREGFKVAGDDILLDVIQRCVLPALQTQLQKAGITDAAALMATLFGDSGRIDTQAVLRQQTTLQLFMPVGHAILAAWESSDVNDPLAGLHATFGDLIKQPPTRNVLNYLKQAIDPALPQGAAEFDIFAVPLQVNFSELQSAMLAGQFTLTAPLHAVCEAISHYCCDVLLITGRPGCLPGVQALIRHLQPVPVNRMVWLDKYRVHEWYPFSQQGRIGNPKSTAAVGAMLCSLALDLRLPRFNFKAADIGAYSTVRYLGVLDNTVNTLRDENVWYHDIDLDKPGAKLDARLHFPLRGNVTLGFRQLANARWPATPLYTLSINSPELAKAIAGDGVLNVRLQFTGGSKAQGPEAFNLSDAWLTDGTPVDADALTFKLNTLADRRHSGSHYWIDSGSVYLK, encoded by the coding sequence ATGCTGGTAAATCTTTGCGACTACAAACAGAGCGTGACGCTGATTGCCAACAGCGGCGTGCAGTTTCTTGATTTCGGGCTGACGCCGCTGGTGTCCACCCACAATGGCCGTTTCGTGCGTAAAACCGCCAACGGCCCGCTGCTGCGTCTGGATTACGATCTGGTGAACGAGCGCTTTACCCTGCCCGCCAGCAACGGCGGCCCGGCGGAAGTGGTCAAGCCGGAAAACACTATCGGCCTGCTGGCGTCCCTCGCCCTGCTTGACGGCGTCTGGCTGCCGATCCCGTTTTTACGTTTCAACCCGCCGCGTACCTTTGTGGAAGGCCCGGATAACTGGGCGCGGGTGCAGATCCGCAAGCTCAGCGAGCCGGACAGCAACGGTCACACCCACCGCGTGACGGTGGCCCTCGACAGCCAGATCAACGATCTCTCCCCTGCCGCCCTTGCGCCCATTGAAAACGACATTCTGAACGGTACGCGTTTTTCACTGGCGTGGCGCGATGATGAAGTGGCGGATTTCCTCGATCAGACGTGGATCGACGGCTGGCTGCGGGAAGTCTTTTTGCAGGCCATCCAGGATGAAAACCGCAGCGAGCGCGACGTGGCGCAGGCGCTGCGCGGCTTTGAATATCAGGCGCACTGGCTGAACCTGATGACGCTGCTCGGCGAGCAGCTCAGCGTGCCTGAAGTGAAGATCGTTACCCATACGCTCAGCACCCCGGCGATCCCGGTGGATTTAATTCTCGACGTGGGCAACACCCATACCTGCGGTGTGATCATCGAAGATCATGGCGATGCCAACGATGGCCTGCGCCAGACCGCCGAACTCCAGGTGCGCTCTCTTAGCGAACCGCAATTTTTAAATGAACCGCTGTTCACAAGCCGCCTTGAGTTTTCCGAAGCGCGCTTTGGCAAACAGCATTTCTCGGTGGAAAGTGGTCGTGAAGATGCTTTTATCTGGCCGTCCATCGTGCGCGTGGGTGACGAAGCCCGCAAACTGGCGACGGGTCGTCTGGGCACCGAAGGCAACAGCGGCATCTCCAGCCCGCGCCGTTACCTGTGGGATGAAACCCCGGTGTTGCAGGACTGGCGCTTCAGCCAGATGAACAGCAAATCCCAGCGCGAGCCGCTGGCGACCGCCTTCCCGTTGATGAACCTGATGAACGACGATGGCCAGCCGCTCTACACGCTGCCGCTGGACGAACGTCTGCCGGTCTTTTCGCCGCAGTACAGCCGCAGCACGCTGATGACCCATATGCTGTGCGAACTGCTGGCGCAGGCGTTAGGACAGATTAACAGCGTGGCGACGCGTCTGCGTCTGGGCTTCCCCGCCTCGCCGCGTCAGCTGCGCACCATTATTCTTACCCTGCCGTCTGCGATGCCGAAACAGGAGCGCGAGATCTTCCGTCGCCGCATGTTCGAAGCCATCGCGCTGGTGTGGAAAGCGATGGGCTGGCACCCGCAGGACGATGATTTCGCCAGCCGCAAGCAGCAGGAAAAAAGCGTCGTGCCGGTACCCCGCATTCAGATGGAGTGGGACGAAGCCAGCTGTGGTCAGCTGGTGTGGCTGTATAACGAAGCCATTTCCCACTTTGCCGGACAGACGGAAACCTTTTTCGCCTCCCTCGCCCGCCCGGATCGCCCCACAGCGCCTGGCGAAGCGCCGGGACGCGCCTTGCGGGTGGCGTCCATTGATATCGGCGGCGGCACTACCGATATGGCGATCACCCACTATCAGCTGGATGACGGCACCGGCAGCAACGTCAAAATCACGCCGCAACTGCTGTTCCGCGAAGGCTTCAAAGTCGCAGGCGATGACATTCTGCTGGATGTGATCCAGCGCTGCGTGCTGCCCGCGCTGCAAACCCAGCTGCAAAAAGCGGGCATTACTGACGCCGCCGCGCTGATGGCGACACTGTTCGGCGACTCCGGGCGCATTGACACCCAGGCGGTACTGCGCCAGCAAACCACCCTGCAACTCTTTATGCCGGTGGGTCATGCGATCCTGGCGGCCTGGGAATCCAGCGACGTTAACGATCCGCTGGCCGGTCTGCACGCCACCTTTGGCGATCTGATCAAACAGCCGCCGACGCGCAACGTGCTTAACTATCTGAAACAGGCCATCGATCCGGCGCTGCCACAGGGCGCAGCGGAATTCGATATTTTCGCCGTGCCGTTACAGGTCAATTTCAGCGAACTGCAAAGCGCGATGCTCGCCGGGCAGTTCACCCTGACCGCCCCGCTGCATGCGGTGTGCGAGGCCATCTCCCACTACTGCTGCGATGTACTGCTGATCACCGGGCGTCCGGGCTGTCTGCCGGGCGTGCAGGCGCTGATCCGTCATCTGCAACCGGTGCCGGTCAACCGCATGGTGTGGCTGGATAAATACCGCGTGCATGAGTGGTATCCGTTCAGCCAGCAGGGGCGCATCGGCAACCCGAAATCAACCGCCGCCGTGGGCGCCATGCTGTGCAGCCTGGCGCTGGATCTGCGTCTGCCACGCTTTAACTTTAAAGCGGCGGACATCGGCGCGTATTCCACCGTGCGCTATCTCGGCGTGCTGGATAACACCGTTAATACGCTGCGCGACGAGAACGTCTGGTATCACGATATCGATCTGGACAAGCCCGGCGCGAAGCTCGACGCCAGACTGCATTTCCCGCTGCGCGGCAACGTCACGCTCGGCTTCCGTCAGCTGGCCAACGCCCGCTGGCCCGCGACGCCGCTGTATACGCTCAGCATCAATTCGCCGGAGCTGGCGAAAGCCATTGCCGGAGACGGCGTGCTGAATGTGCGCCTGCAATTTACCGGCGGCAGCAAAGCCCAGGGGCCGGAAGCCTTCAACCTGAGCGATGCCTGGCTGACGGACGGCACCCCGGTGGATGCCGATGCGTTGACGTTTAAACTGAATACGCTGGCCGATCGCCGTCACAGCGGCAGCCACTACTGGATCGACAGCGGGAGTGTGTACCTGAAATGA
- a CDS encoding DUF2526 family protein, with translation MSHLDEVIARVDATIDENVIAHMNELLIALSDDAELSREERYQQQQRLRHAIAHKDRHNKEELEARREHLTQGGVIL, from the coding sequence ATGTCGCATCTGGATGAGGTTATTGCGCGCGTGGATGCCACCATTGACGAGAACGTCATCGCGCACATGAACGAGTTGCTGATCGCCCTGAGCGATGACGCGGAGCTGAGCCGGGAGGAACGTTACCAGCAGCAGCAGCGCCTGCGCCATGCTATCGCGCATAAAGATCGTCATAACAAGGAAGAGCTGGAGGCCAGGCGCGAGCACCTGACCCAGGGCGGCGTTATTCTCTGA